The proteins below are encoded in one region of Amycolatopsis magusensis:
- a CDS encoding ESX secretion-associated protein EspG — protein MGSPNGSLVLSALEFDMLWEAQGLPDRHVALDVPTPGHTHAERAALVERAWRTLAGRGLARGRRADGAVLDLLNLLARPKVSIDVWVWAEREIHGLAVSVGSEALLGVVDGDEVWLIPTRDSALAEAAVSVLGEMQPGVGRSVSLPHEVLVEADADARGDAKALVTALEDRGVPLWQCQELAGMLIGTVARGQFGVERQSRDGQLHRAPRVVAFHDTDAGRYLFQLTRNTDNRDWATVAPADNTLLAQRVWELLEEV, from the coding sequence GTGGGTTCGCCCAACGGCAGCCTGGTGCTGTCCGCGCTGGAATTCGACATGCTCTGGGAGGCGCAGGGGCTGCCCGACCGGCACGTCGCGCTCGACGTCCCGACGCCGGGCCACACCCACGCCGAACGGGCCGCACTGGTCGAGCGCGCCTGGCGCACGCTCGCCGGGCGCGGCCTGGCCAGGGGGCGCCGCGCTGACGGCGCGGTGCTCGACCTGCTCAACCTGCTCGCCCGCCCCAAGGTCAGCATCGACGTCTGGGTGTGGGCGGAACGGGAGATCCACGGGCTCGCGGTGAGCGTGGGCAGCGAGGCGCTGCTCGGCGTGGTCGACGGCGACGAGGTGTGGCTCATCCCGACCAGGGACAGCGCGCTGGCCGAAGCCGCGGTCTCGGTGCTCGGCGAGATGCAACCGGGGGTGGGCCGCTCGGTGAGCTTGCCGCACGAGGTGCTGGTCGAGGCCGACGCCGACGCCCGTGGTGACGCGAAAGCACTGGTCACAGCGTTGGAGGACCGCGGTGTGCCGTTGTGGCAGTGCCAGGAACTGGCGGGCATGCTGATCGGCACGGTCGCCCGCGGCCAGTTCGGCGTGGAACGGCAGAGCCGGGACGGGCAACTGCACCGGGCGCCACGGGTGGTCGCCTTCCACGACACGGACGCCGGTCGCTACCTGTTCCAGCTGACCCGCAACACCGACAACCGCGACTGGGCCACCGTCGCCCCGGCCGACAACACCCTGCTCGCGCAGCGGGTCTGGGAACTCCTCGAAGAGGTCTAG
- a CDS encoding DUF3558 domain-containing protein, translating into MSTRLRPVVCLAAGLVTVAGCGSAPEPAPVPPPPVAAAAGLPARPAELRLDGVDPCKLFTEQQLDELQITEEPEPLPADNQREGPTCSLPVAQGEPHYTYYVEAITQADVEAWRSGDRRKSSKNTEPIAVGDFPALAHHGRGGSPSDCETLVGVAAGQTLRVQLYPVTRGAFDQRQLCEMSAHAATLAVRTLGSRG; encoded by the coding sequence GTGTCCACCCGGCTTAGGCCGGTCGTCTGCCTGGCCGCCGGATTGGTGACGGTGGCGGGCTGCGGGTCCGCGCCCGAACCGGCGCCCGTGCCCCCGCCGCCCGTGGCCGCGGCGGCGGGTCTGCCCGCGCGCCCGGCGGAACTGCGGCTCGACGGGGTCGACCCGTGCAAGCTGTTCACCGAGCAGCAACTGGACGAACTGCAGATCACCGAGGAGCCGGAGCCGCTGCCCGCGGACAACCAGCGCGAAGGGCCGACCTGCTCGCTGCCGGTGGCGCAGGGCGAGCCGCACTACACCTACTACGTCGAGGCGATCACCCAGGCCGACGTCGAGGCCTGGCGCTCCGGTGACCGGCGCAAGAGCAGCAAGAACACCGAGCCGATCGCGGTCGGGGACTTCCCGGCGCTGGCCCACCACGGCCGCGGCGGCTCACCCAGCGACTGCGAGACGCTGGTCGGCGTGGCCGCCGGGCAGACGCTGCGGGTGCAGCTCTACCCGGTCACCCGTGGCGCGTTCGACCAGCGGCAACTGTGCGAAATGTCCGCCCACGCCGCGACGCTGGCGGTTCGGACCTTGGGATCCAGGGGTTAG
- the purD gene encoding phosphoribosylamine--glycine ligase — MRVLVIGSGAREHALVLAVSHDPAVTAIACAPGNAGIAALAEPLAVDVSDAAAVAELATRWKADLVVIGPEVPLVAGAADAVRRAGVPCFGPSAAAARIEGSKAFAKDVMNTAGVPTAHSEVVDNPAHLDAALGRFGPTWVVKDDGLAAGKGVVVTSDFDRARAHAMTLLDGGHPVLLESFLDGPELSLFCLVDGRTVVPLLPAQDFKRVGDGDAGPNTGGMGAYAPLPWAPPGLVDEIVRDAVQPVVDELANRDTPFSGLLYAGLALTSAGPQVIEFNCRFGDPETQAVLALLHTPLGGLLHAVATGKLAEHPPLDWEPGAAVTVVIAADGYPGVPRSGDVITGSEADGVLHGGTRRRDDGAVVAHGGRVLSVVGIGTDLAAARDEVYAKVGKVHLPGSHHRTDIALRAVHGEIAVPAG, encoded by the coding sequence GTGCGTGTCCTGGTAATCGGGTCCGGTGCCCGTGAGCATGCCCTTGTCCTGGCCGTGTCGCACGATCCGGCGGTGACCGCGATCGCCTGCGCGCCCGGCAACGCGGGCATCGCCGCGCTGGCCGAGCCGCTCGCCGTCGACGTCTCCGACGCCGCCGCGGTCGCCGAGCTGGCCACCCGCTGGAAGGCGGACCTGGTGGTGATCGGCCCCGAGGTCCCGCTGGTGGCCGGGGCCGCCGACGCGGTCCGCCGCGCGGGCGTCCCGTGCTTCGGCCCGTCCGCCGCCGCCGCCCGGATCGAGGGCTCGAAGGCCTTCGCCAAGGACGTGATGAACACCGCCGGGGTGCCGACCGCGCACAGCGAGGTGGTGGACAACCCGGCGCACCTCGACGCCGCGCTCGGCCGCTTCGGCCCCACCTGGGTGGTCAAGGACGACGGCCTCGCCGCGGGCAAGGGCGTGGTGGTCACCAGCGACTTCGACCGCGCCCGTGCGCACGCGATGACCCTGCTCGACGGCGGTCACCCGGTGCTGCTGGAGTCGTTCCTGGACGGCCCGGAGCTCTCGCTGTTCTGCCTGGTCGACGGCCGGACCGTGGTGCCGCTGCTGCCCGCGCAGGACTTCAAGCGCGTCGGCGACGGCGACGCGGGCCCGAACACCGGCGGCATGGGCGCCTACGCCCCGCTGCCCTGGGCGCCGCCCGGCCTGGTCGACGAGATCGTGCGCGACGCGGTGCAGCCGGTGGTCGACGAGCTGGCGAACCGGGACACCCCGTTCTCCGGCCTGCTCTACGCCGGGCTCGCGCTGACCTCGGCCGGTCCGCAGGTGATCGAGTTCAACTGCCGCTTCGGCGACCCGGAGACCCAGGCGGTGCTGGCCCTGCTGCACACCCCGCTGGGCGGGCTGCTGCACGCGGTGGCCACCGGCAAGCTGGCCGAGCACCCGCCGCTGGACTGGGAGCCGGGCGCCGCGGTCACCGTGGTGATCGCCGCCGACGGCTACCCCGGCGTGCCGCGCTCCGGTGACGTGATCACCGGCTCCGAGGCCGACGGCGTGCTGCACGGCGGCACCCGCCGCCGCGACGACGGTGCCGTGGTCGCGCACGGCGGCCGCGTGCTGTCCGTGGTCGGCATCGGCACCGACCTCGCCGCCGCCCGTGACGAGGTCTACGCCAAGGTCGGGAAGGTCCACCTGCCCGGTTCGCACCACCGGACCGACATCGCGCTGCGCGCCGTCCACGGCGAGATCGCGGTTCCGGCGGGCTGA
- a CDS encoding TAXI family TRAP transporter solute-binding subunit, giving the protein MRSKLLLAGALAVVLSATACGGKQTSEPAQGQGGQVACEAADGRITIATGNVGGVYYVVGGGIAQLLSNNSKLKATAAETGASVQNIQQLTGREYDLAFTLADTAADAVNGKGAFDGKPQKIQALSRIYPNSTQVVVRADAGINSVEDMRGKRISTGSPKSGTEVIANRLLTAAGLNPDADIQAQRLALGKSVEGMKGGTIDGLVWSGGLPTPEITDLTTSMGTGVKFLDITPLLPKLQQINPVYEAGTIPAATYQLPADVPTIVVPNLLVVRDDFPTGDACAVTKLIFDRKAELEQVHPAAKQIVKEHAGHTDPVPLHAGAKQALGS; this is encoded by the coding sequence ATGCGTTCGAAGCTTTTGCTGGCAGGCGCGCTGGCCGTCGTGCTCTCGGCGACCGCGTGCGGGGGCAAGCAGACCTCGGAACCCGCGCAGGGGCAGGGCGGTCAGGTCGCCTGCGAGGCGGCCGACGGCCGGATCACCATCGCCACCGGCAACGTCGGCGGCGTCTACTACGTGGTGGGCGGCGGAATCGCGCAGCTGCTCAGCAACAACTCCAAGCTCAAGGCCACCGCCGCGGAGACCGGCGCCTCGGTGCAGAACATCCAGCAGCTCACCGGCCGCGAGTACGACCTGGCCTTCACCCTGGCCGACACCGCGGCGGACGCGGTCAACGGCAAGGGCGCCTTCGACGGCAAACCGCAGAAGATCCAGGCGCTCTCGCGGATCTACCCGAACTCGACGCAGGTGGTGGTGCGCGCGGACGCGGGCATCAACTCGGTCGAGGACATGCGCGGCAAGCGGATCTCCACCGGCTCGCCGAAGTCGGGCACCGAGGTGATCGCGAACCGGCTGCTCACCGCGGCCGGGCTGAACCCGGACGCCGACATCCAGGCCCAGCGGCTGGCGCTGGGCAAGTCGGTCGAAGGCATGAAGGGCGGCACGATCGACGGGCTGGTGTGGTCCGGCGGGCTGCCGACGCCGGAGATCACCGACCTGACCACCTCGATGGGCACGGGGGTGAAGTTCCTCGACATCACCCCGCTGCTGCCGAAGCTGCAGCAGATCAACCCGGTGTACGAGGCGGGGACCATCCCGGCGGCCACCTACCAGCTGCCCGCGGACGTGCCGACCATCGTGGTGCCGAACCTGCTGGTCGTCCGCGACGACTTCCCCACCGGGGACGCCTGCGCGGTGACCAAGCTGATCTTCGACCGGAAGGCGGAGCTGGAGCAGGTGCACCCGGCGGCGAAGCAGATCGTCAAGGAGCACGCCGGCCACACCGACCCGGTCCCGCTGCACGCCGGCGCCAAGCAGGCCCTGGGCAGCTGA
- a CDS encoding TRAP transporter permease, translating into MAETTKAPETADVVAVQDEERPARQLSRRPDLLVGVVCFAVSLLVLKQVFFPFAQGVQYYLVIFLGCTLPAVFLCYRPRSRKDTSETDDPGVLDWVLAVIALLTGLYPVLPIPGGGFDEFLDRQGILSTMDIVAGALLLLLVLEATRRTTGLVLPLVCVAFLAYAYYGGFLPQSWGVAHAGIDFGQIVNALYNDASGFYGTPLDVAASYIVLFTIYGAVLNASGAGQFFVEFSFALFKRSRTAPGRTTVLSGFLLGTVSGSGTATAVSLGSITWPILRKAGYPKENAGGLLAASGIGAILSPPTLGAAAFIIAEYLQTEYLTVLVWAIVPTLLYYFGIVLAVEADARRFGAKAVEMAHGKAGKLLLRGGYHFLSLAIIVVFLALDIPPFAAVVYATGVAALFALIARLTRREPVKDWLKDMGVALALGVRGALPVIAVCAAAGIITSTITKTGLGQVLADALVQAAQAISSNPTAVLVLTVLFSAVAVGVLGLAVPVTASFIIAWVVLGPALADVGVADAERAMFIFYYAVLSEVTPPTALAAVAAAAITGGSVIGTMWQAWKYTLPAFLVPIAFVLTDNGSALLLQADFLTVLWVAVVSALAVAVLAVVTGGWAAGPVRWQVRALCVPAAVCLLYLEPIAIAVGVGLCLVAAIAHVVWREKQPVREAV; encoded by the coding sequence TTGGCCGAAACGACGAAAGCACCGGAAACAGCGGATGTGGTCGCTGTTCAAGACGAGGAACGGCCCGCGCGGCAGCTTTCGCGCCGGCCGGACCTGCTCGTCGGCGTGGTGTGCTTCGCCGTCTCGCTGCTGGTGCTCAAGCAGGTGTTCTTCCCGTTCGCCCAGGGCGTCCAGTACTACCTGGTGATCTTCCTCGGCTGCACGCTGCCCGCGGTGTTCCTCTGCTATCGACCGCGGTCGCGAAAGGACACCAGCGAGACCGACGACCCCGGTGTCCTCGACTGGGTGCTCGCGGTGATCGCCCTGCTCACCGGCCTGTACCCGGTGCTGCCGATCCCCGGCGGCGGCTTCGACGAGTTCCTCGACCGCCAGGGCATTCTGTCCACAATGGACATCGTGGCCGGGGCGCTGCTCCTGCTGCTGGTGCTGGAGGCGACCAGGCGGACCACCGGGCTGGTGCTGCCGCTGGTCTGCGTCGCCTTCCTGGCCTACGCCTACTACGGCGGCTTCCTGCCGCAGAGCTGGGGCGTCGCGCACGCCGGTATCGACTTCGGCCAGATCGTCAACGCGCTGTACAACGACGCGAGCGGGTTCTACGGCACCCCGCTGGACGTGGCCGCCAGCTACATCGTGCTGTTCACCATCTACGGCGCGGTGCTCAACGCCTCGGGCGCCGGGCAGTTCTTCGTCGAGTTCAGCTTCGCCCTGTTCAAGCGCTCGCGCACGGCGCCGGGGCGCACCACCGTCCTCTCCGGATTCCTGCTCGGCACGGTTTCCGGTTCCGGCACCGCGACCGCGGTCAGCCTCGGCTCGATCACCTGGCCGATCCTGCGCAAAGCCGGTTACCCCAAGGAGAACGCGGGCGGGCTGCTGGCCGCTTCGGGCATCGGCGCGATCCTGTCGCCGCCGACGCTGGGGGCCGCCGCCTTCATCATCGCCGAGTACCTGCAGACCGAGTACCTGACCGTCCTGGTCTGGGCCATCGTGCCGACGCTGCTCTACTACTTCGGCATCGTGCTCGCGGTGGAGGCCGACGCCCGCCGGTTCGGGGCCAAGGCCGTCGAAATGGCACACGGGAAGGCCGGGAAGCTGCTGCTGCGCGGCGGTTACCACTTCCTGTCACTGGCGATCATCGTGGTCTTCCTGGCCCTGGACATTCCGCCGTTCGCCGCGGTCGTCTACGCCACCGGTGTCGCGGCGTTGTTCGCGTTGATCGCCAGGCTGACCCGCCGTGAGCCGGTCAAGGACTGGCTGAAGGACATGGGCGTCGCGCTGGCGCTCGGCGTGCGGGGCGCGCTGCCGGTCATCGCGGTCTGCGCGGCGGCCGGGATCATCACCTCGACGATCACCAAGACCGGGCTCGGCCAGGTGCTCGCGGACGCGCTCGTCCAAGCGGCGCAAGCGATCTCGAGCAATCCGACCGCGGTGCTCGTGCTCACCGTGTTGTTCTCCGCGGTGGCGGTCGGCGTGCTCGGCCTCGCGGTGCCGGTGACCGCGTCGTTCATCATCGCCTGGGTGGTGCTCGGCCCGGCGCTGGCCGACGTCGGCGTCGCGGACGCCGAACGCGCGATGTTCATCTTCTACTACGCCGTGCTGTCCGAGGTGACCCCGCCGACCGCGCTGGCCGCGGTGGCCGCCGCCGCGATCACCGGCGGCTCGGTGATCGGCACGATGTGGCAGGCGTGGAAGTACACCCTGCCCGCCTTCCTGGTGCCGATCGCCTTCGTGCTCACCGACAACGGTTCCGCCCTGCTGCTCCAGGCCGATTTCCTGACCGTGCTCTGGGTGGCGGTGGTGTCCGCGCTCGCGGTGGCCGTGCTCGCCGTGGTCACCGGCGGCTGGGCGGCGGGCCCGGTCCGCTGGCAGGTGCGGGCGCTGTGCGTGCCCGCCGCGGTCTGCCTGCTCTACCTGGAACCGATCGCGATCGCCGTCGGCGTCGGGCTCTGCCTGGTCGCCGCCATCGCCCACGTCGTCTGGCGTGAGAAGCAACCCGTCCGCGAAGCCGTCTAA
- a CDS encoding glycerophosphodiester phosphodiesterase, whose product MVRKRLAVLALSGLAVLGLAAVPAAAQAGEVRQFGKGHDEPVIVGHRGAPGYRPEHTLASYELAYRQGVDWVDVDLVPTKDGQLVARHENEIGGTTDVAAHPEFAGRRTTKVIDGTSYTGWFTEDFTLAELKTLRAKERIPDLRPNNKIYDGRFQIATYQEVLDLTRKLGRELRRELGTYPEVKHSTYFRKIGNPTEPKLVELIKRNGLNRKNAPVIVQSFEVTNLKELNKQLKVRLVQLTSATGAPADFVESGDPRTYADLVTPAGLKEIAGYADSLGPEKNQVIGRDAAGNLGSPTSLVADAHQAGLPVVPYTFRNENNFLPLNFRSSANPAEWGNAFGEFEAFFKAGVDGVFADHPDTAIEAAG is encoded by the coding sequence ATGGTGCGCAAGAGACTCGCCGTGCTGGCGCTGAGCGGGCTGGCCGTGCTCGGCCTCGCCGCCGTGCCCGCCGCGGCGCAGGCGGGCGAGGTGCGACAGTTCGGCAAGGGGCACGATGAGCCGGTGATCGTCGGACACCGCGGGGCGCCGGGCTACCGGCCGGAACACACGCTGGCCTCCTACGAACTGGCCTACCGCCAGGGCGTGGACTGGGTGGACGTCGACCTCGTGCCGACCAAGGACGGGCAGCTGGTGGCCCGGCACGAGAACGAGATCGGCGGCACCACCGACGTCGCCGCGCACCCCGAGTTCGCCGGCCGCAGGACCACCAAGGTCATCGACGGCACCAGCTACACCGGCTGGTTCACCGAGGACTTCACCCTGGCCGAGCTGAAGACGCTGCGGGCCAAGGAACGCATCCCGGACCTGCGGCCGAACAACAAGATCTACGACGGCCGCTTCCAGATCGCCACCTACCAGGAGGTGCTGGACCTGACCCGCAAGCTCGGCCGCGAGCTGCGACGGGAGCTGGGCACCTACCCCGAGGTCAAGCACTCGACGTACTTCCGCAAGATCGGCAACCCGACCGAGCCGAAGCTGGTCGAGCTGATCAAGCGCAACGGGCTCAACCGCAAGAACGCGCCGGTGATCGTGCAGTCGTTCGAGGTGACCAACCTCAAGGAGCTGAACAAGCAGCTCAAGGTGCGGCTGGTGCAGCTGACCTCGGCCACCGGGGCGCCCGCCGACTTCGTCGAGAGCGGCGACCCGCGCACCTACGCCGACCTGGTCACCCCGGCCGGGCTGAAGGAGATCGCCGGGTACGCCGACTCGCTCGGGCCGGAGAAGAACCAGGTGATCGGCCGCGACGCGGCGGGCAACCTCGGTTCGCCGACCTCGCTGGTGGCCGACGCGCACCAGGCCGGGCTGCCGGTCGTGCCGTACACCTTCCGCAACGAGAACAACTTCCTGCCGCTGAACTTCCGCTCGTCGGCGAACCCGGCCGAGTGGGGCAACGCGTTCGGTGAGTTCGAGGCGTTCTTCAAGGCCGGCGTGGACGGCGTGTTCGCCGACCACCCGGACACCGCTATCGAGGCTGCTGGGTAA
- a CDS encoding MFS transporter — protein sequence MKPSAVLPLCWAAVLLDGFDLVVLGTVIPVLLEDGVWGFTPATGSAVSTVGLVGMMLGALAIGTVTDTIGRRKALIAAVAGFSLFTLLCAFAPSVLVFGILRFLAGLGLGGCLPTAITLVTEFSKGKVGSAATTIMTGYHVGAVLTALLGIVVLPAAGWRWMFVIGAAPALVLVPLMIKYLPESEVFEKAEKVGMKAVAGLFKGGFLRATLAFWVASFMGLLLVYGLNTWLPQIMRVAGYELGAALSLLLTLNVGAIVGLVVAGRVADRAGVRPSTIAWFAAGAVFLALLSVRLPTVGLYVAVFLAGCFVFSAQVLVYAYVGRTYPAEGRATGLGWTAGIGRLGAIAGPLLGGALLSAGIAYPWGFYVFAGVGALGALAVLAVGARALTLTQQPR from the coding sequence GTGAAGCCCTCGGCGGTGTTGCCCCTGTGCTGGGCCGCGGTCCTGCTCGACGGGTTCGACCTGGTGGTGCTCGGCACGGTGATCCCCGTGCTGCTGGAGGACGGGGTGTGGGGGTTCACCCCGGCCACGGGCTCCGCGGTGTCGACGGTCGGGCTGGTCGGGATGATGCTCGGCGCGCTCGCGATCGGGACGGTCACCGACACCATCGGCCGTCGCAAGGCGTTGATCGCGGCGGTGGCCGGGTTCTCCCTGTTCACCCTGCTGTGCGCGTTCGCGCCGTCGGTGCTGGTGTTCGGGATACTGCGGTTCCTCGCCGGGCTCGGGCTCGGCGGCTGCCTGCCGACGGCGATCACGCTGGTGACCGAGTTCTCCAAGGGCAAGGTCGGCAGCGCGGCCACCACGATCATGACCGGCTACCACGTCGGCGCGGTGCTCACCGCGTTGCTCGGCATCGTGGTGCTGCCCGCGGCCGGCTGGCGCTGGATGTTCGTCATCGGCGCCGCCCCCGCGCTCGTGCTGGTGCCGCTGATGATCAAGTACCTGCCCGAGTCCGAGGTCTTCGAGAAGGCCGAGAAGGTCGGCATGAAGGCCGTCGCCGGGTTGTTCAAGGGCGGGTTCCTGCGCGCCACGCTGGCCTTCTGGGTCGCGTCCTTCATGGGGCTGCTGCTGGTCTACGGGCTCAACACCTGGCTGCCGCAGATCATGCGCGTGGCCGGGTACGAGCTCGGCGCGGCGCTGTCCCTGCTGCTCACGCTCAACGTCGGCGCGATCGTCGGGCTGGTCGTCGCCGGGCGGGTCGCGGACCGCGCCGGGGTGCGGCCGTCGACCATCGCGTGGTTCGCGGCGGGCGCGGTGTTCCTGGCGCTGCTGAGCGTGCGGCTGCCGACCGTCGGGCTCTACGTGGCGGTGTTCCTCGCCGGGTGCTTCGTGTTCAGCGCGCAGGTGCTGGTCTACGCCTACGTCGGGCGGACCTACCCGGCCGAGGGCCGCGCGACCGGGCTCGGCTGGACCGCCGGGATCGGCAGGCTCGGGGCGATCGCCGGGCCACTGCTCGGCGGCGCGTTGCTGTCCGCCGGGATCGCCTACCCCTGGGGCTTCTACGTCTTCGCCGGGGTCGGCGCACTGGGCGCCCTCGCCGTACTGGCCGTGGGCGCCCGGGCGCTGACCCTTACCCAGCAGCCTCGATAG
- a CDS encoding TIGR03564 family F420-dependent LLM class oxidoreductase: MRLGTAIAPAAGAVNAVDDVVGQARRAAAAGVRSTWFGQVFSYDAITLATVVGRAVPEVSVGVSVVPLAGRHPLLVASQAQTAQAATGGRFALGLGLGAAQFAEPVFGTPHDRPIARLREFLTVVRSVFETGTAAFEGELITAKPPMPAKVAGANPVPVVVAAMGPQALRAAGELADGTLPFLAGPKALANHIVPAISKAAEAAGRPAPRIVAALPAVVTDDLETARRRVAEQTGFYDTIPSYQRIVALSGASKAADLAVVGDEELVAAEIRRYFDAGATEVVVTQSDLVGTTDQLRTWRLLGELTRNL, from the coding sequence ATGAGACTGGGAACAGCCATCGCCCCGGCCGCCGGCGCGGTCAACGCCGTGGACGACGTCGTCGGCCAGGCCCGCCGCGCGGCGGCCGCCGGGGTGCGTTCGACCTGGTTCGGCCAGGTCTTCAGCTACGACGCGATCACGCTGGCGACGGTGGTCGGGCGCGCGGTGCCGGAGGTGTCGGTCGGCGTGTCCGTGGTGCCGCTCGCCGGGCGGCACCCGCTGCTGGTCGCGTCGCAGGCGCAGACCGCGCAGGCGGCCACCGGCGGGCGCTTCGCCCTCGGCCTGGGCCTGGGGGCGGCGCAGTTCGCCGAGCCGGTCTTCGGCACGCCCCACGACCGCCCGATCGCGCGGCTGCGGGAGTTCCTGACGGTGGTGCGGTCGGTGTTCGAGACCGGCACCGCGGCGTTCGAAGGTGAGCTGATCACCGCGAAGCCACCGATGCCGGCGAAGGTGGCGGGCGCGAACCCGGTGCCGGTGGTGGTCGCCGCGATGGGCCCGCAGGCGCTGCGAGCCGCCGGCGAACTGGCCGACGGCACGCTCCCGTTCCTGGCGGGGCCGAAGGCACTGGCGAACCACATCGTCCCGGCTATCTCGAAGGCCGCGGAGGCAGCGGGCCGCCCGGCGCCCAGGATCGTCGCCGCACTGCCCGCCGTGGTCACGGACGACCTGGAAACCGCCCGGCGGCGCGTCGCCGAGCAGACCGGTTTCTACGACACGATCCCTTCGTACCAGCGGATCGTGGCTCTGAGCGGTGCCTCGAAAGCAGCGGACCTGGCCGTCGTCGGCGACGAGGAGTTGGTGGCGGCGGAGATCCGGCGGTACTTCGACGCGGGGGCTACGGAGGTCGTGGTCACGCAGTCGGATCTGGTGGGAACGACGGATCAACTGCGGACCTGGCGGTTGCTGGGTGAGTTGACTCGGAACTTGTAG
- a CDS encoding adenylosuccinate synthase produces MPAIVLIGAQWGDEGKGKATDLLGDRVQWVVRYQGGNNAGHTVVLPDGQDFALHLIPSGILTPGVTNVIGNGVVVDPGVLLDELAGLEARGVDTSRLLLSADAHLIMPYHVAIDKVTERYLGAKKIGTTGRGIGPCYQDKIARVGVRVQDLLDEKILRQKVEAALEFKNQVLVKVYNRRALEPEQVADEVLSAGEKFAHRIADTRLELNKALERGETVLLEGSQGTLLDVDHGTYPFVTSSNPTSGGASAGSGIGPGRITTVLGILKAYTTRVGSGPFPTELHDEAGENLRKAGGEFGVTTGRSRRTGWFDAVIARYAVRVNGITDYFLTKLDVLSGLEKVPVCVGYEVDGVRTDDMPMTQTDVHHAVPVYEELPGWWEDLSECRSFDDLPANARAYVERLEELSGARISAIGVGPGREQTIVRHQFL; encoded by the coding sequence ATGCCGGCCATCGTGCTCATCGGTGCCCAATGGGGCGACGAAGGCAAGGGAAAGGCCACCGACCTGCTCGGCGACCGCGTGCAGTGGGTCGTCCGGTACCAGGGTGGTAACAACGCCGGGCACACCGTGGTGCTCCCGGACGGCCAGGACTTCGCGCTCCACCTCATCCCGTCCGGCATCCTCACCCCCGGCGTGACCAACGTCATCGGCAACGGCGTGGTGGTCGACCCCGGCGTGCTGCTCGACGAACTCGCCGGGCTCGAAGCGCGCGGGGTGGACACCTCGCGGCTGCTCCTTTCCGCCGACGCCCACCTGATCATGCCGTACCACGTGGCGATCGATAAGGTCACCGAGCGTTACCTCGGCGCGAAGAAGATCGGCACCACCGGCCGCGGCATCGGGCCCTGCTACCAGGACAAGATCGCCCGCGTCGGCGTCCGCGTGCAGGACCTGCTTGACGAGAAGATCCTGCGCCAGAAGGTGGAAGCGGCGCTGGAGTTCAAGAACCAGGTGCTGGTCAAGGTCTACAACCGCCGGGCGCTCGAGCCCGAGCAGGTGGCCGACGAGGTGCTTTCGGCGGGCGAGAAGTTCGCGCACCGCATCGCCGACACCCGCCTGGAGCTGAATAAGGCCCTCGAGCGCGGGGAAACCGTGCTGCTGGAGGGTTCGCAGGGCACCCTGCTCGACGTCGACCACGGCACCTACCCGTTCGTCACCTCGTCGAACCCGACCTCGGGCGGCGCCAGCGCCGGGTCCGGCATCGGGCCGGGCCGGATCACCACGGTGCTCGGCATCCTCAAGGCCTACACCACGCGCGTGGGCTCCGGGCCGTTCCCGACCGAGCTGCACGACGAGGCCGGCGAGAACCTGCGCAAGGCCGGTGGCGAGTTCGGCGTGACCACCGGGCGGTCGCGCCGCACCGGCTGGTTCGACGCGGTCATCGCGCGCTACGCGGTGCGGGTCAACGGGATCACCGACTACTTCCTGACCAAATTGGACGTTCTCTCCGGGCTGGAGAAGGTGCCGGTGTGCGTCGGCTACGAGGTCGACGGCGTGCGCACCGACGACATGCCGATGACGCAGACCGACGTGCACCACGCCGTGCCGGTCTACGAAGAGCTGCCCGGATGGTGGGAAGACCTGTCGGAGTGCCGCAGCTTCGACGACCTGCCGGCGAACGCGCGGGCGTACGTGGAGCGGCTGGAAGAGCTTTCCGGGGCGCGGATCTCGGCGATCGGTGTCGGCCCCGGCCGTGAGCAGACCATCGTGCGACACCAGTTCCTCTAG